In Acidimicrobiales bacterium, a single genomic region encodes these proteins:
- a CDS encoding SMP-30/gluconolactonase/LRE family protein gives MHEPTLLVDGLDFGEGPRWHEGRLWYSDFHQHRIYAISADGAREAMVDMGDERPSGLGWLPNGDLLVVAMLARQVWRVHDGQIGVHADLVDLATWHCNDMVVAADGTAYVGNFGYDIEGGRSNPMSATLAIVGPDGSVFAGPSGLDFPNGSVITPDGSTLIVGETFASRMTAFEVLDGGLLGERRVWAETPGILPDGCCLDAAGGIWIADAGRGDVVRVVEGGEVTDRVAMPDLERPQKAYACMLGGGDGLTLHCVTAPGARAEDTVGVGGGAIWTIRVEHRAAGRP, from the coding sequence ATGCACGAACCCACCCTGCTGGTCGACGGACTGGACTTCGGCGAAGGCCCGCGTTGGCACGAGGGGCGACTCTGGTACAGCGACTTCCACCAGCATCGGATCTACGCGATATCGGCCGACGGGGCCCGTGAGGCCATGGTCGACATGGGCGACGAGCGACCATCGGGGCTCGGGTGGCTGCCGAACGGCGATCTCCTGGTCGTGGCCATGCTGGCCCGCCAAGTCTGGCGGGTCCACGACGGTCAGATAGGCGTGCATGCCGACCTTGTGGACCTCGCCACCTGGCACTGCAACGACATGGTCGTGGCTGCTGACGGAACGGCCTACGTCGGAAATTTCGGCTATGACATTGAAGGTGGCCGGTCCAACCCGATGTCAGCCACGTTGGCCATCGTCGGTCCTGATGGTTCGGTCTTCGCCGGCCCGAGCGGCCTCGACTTTCCCAACGGGTCAGTTATCACCCCGGATGGCTCAACACTCATCGTCGGCGAGACATTCGCCTCGCGAATGACCGCCTTCGAAGTCCTCGATGGAGGCCTGCTAGGTGAGCGCCGGGTGTGGGCCGAGACGCCGGGGATCCTGCCCGACGGATGCTGCCTAGACGCTGCGGGCGGCATTTGGATCGCTGATGCTGGCCGAGGTGATGTGGTCAGGGTTGTAGAGGGTGGCGAAGTGACCGACAGGGTCGCCATGCCGGACCTCGAACGGCCCCAGAAGGCGTATGCCTGCATGTTGGGGGGTGGCGACGGTCTCACCTTGCACTGCGTGACCGCTCCCGGGGCACGGGCTGAAGACACCGTCGGTGTGGGCGGTGGCGCCATCTGGACCATTCGCGTCGAACATCGGGCTGCCGGCCGCCCCTGA